The nucleotide sequence CCATGTTAGCTTACAAGAGGATGTTTTCGGCCAGCAACCACCGTCATCCTGCAAAGGATGGGTTGTGTTGAAATGGCTACAGGGCCGAACTCTAGTACCCTCAGCGGGCGGTTACGTCCCACGTCTTTGAGAGCATGAAGAATTGACGACGCTCATTAATCTTGATGTATTCTTCCTATACTTTATACCAAACGGGCGCCCAGCAGCTTGCTCCCTGATGTATCAGCTTGTTTATTGTTTCCCCTTCTGGATCCTGATATGACCAAGGAGCATCACACATGGAATCTCATTGACAACGGTGCTCATCCTAcagccagcctcagcaacgTCCACACGATATCTCGGCAGCATAACTACTTACACACACCTCCCCTTAATACCAATGCTCAAAACACATAAACCTTAAAGCCTCATCCCAATACCTTTATCCTTCGCTAACATGACCCCAACATCACGCGCAGCAAGAGCACCACTTCCCATGGCACCATTAAttgcaccaacatcaataGTCGCAATATCGCTCCCTGCAAAACACAACCTCCCATCAAAATGCGACTTACGCAACTCTACCGTCCCCTGACCAGTGAAGCCCCCGGGTCTATGCATCATCCACCCACCCTTGGAGAACTCATCGCCCACCCAGTCATGAGCCACCGTATCAACAACCTCAATGCCCGGAACGAAGAGCCGCaacgccgcctccatcactTTCCTGCGTTGAACTTCATCCGCCGGTATCAGCGCTGCGTCGGCGCACATGCACATTATCACCGTGTCACCTCCTTCCCAGCGCTTCTCAACTCTCGCAGCTGCGAATGGGTGTTTTCCAGCTGGTGCTACTGCTGTGAAAGGGGCAATTTCGCCGCGGACACGCACCCAGACCTTACatgccatgatggagtttggcTTTCCGTCGTCTTTGTCGAGCATGGTGCGAATTACTTGCGGGAGAGGGGGGGTGAAGGTGATGTCACGGATCGTGTTGATAGGTACGGCGACAATGGCGGAGCGAGCGTGGATTTGTTGTCCGTCGCGAGCTGTAATCTGTAATTGTGTGCCTTTCCTGGTGATGGATTCTACTGCGGTCGAGAGGCTGATATTGATGCTGGGAAACTCATCTAGCATGGCTTCGAAAAGACCTCTCGTTCCTTTTCCCTGAATATGCCATGTCCCTGCTGTCTCCAGAAGCCCCAAGTAGCTACCAAAGTTAACTGCCGACCCGTACATTAATTGAGCGACGCCATGCTTATCGCAAGAATGGATCATGCTCCCCAAAGCTCCCTCGAGGGCATCCCGCTCGTAGGAGGACAGACCCAGTCCATCAATGGCCTGTTTCAGAGTCTGCGACTCGATGTCGGAGTTATCAACGGCATTTGGTTCAAATGGCATTGGAAAGCGCGCTCTTGCATCTCCAAAGAGTTTGGTTAGTCCAGTCTGAGTTGCTATGGCCCAATCTTCCTCGCTTCCCGAATGAACAACACCATCAGCTAGCCAAAATGTCGTTTcggaaggaagaggaggctgcAGGCTTGTCATGCCATGACGATGTAATTCTCGCCAAACGTGAGGTTGTGTCCAATGCACAAAAGCACCGCCAAGTTCGAGAGTGCCTCCAAAGGCGTTGCCGACGTAGGTGCGTCCGCCGATTCTATCGCGGGCttcgaggaggatgacggAGTGTCCTGAGGCTGCGAGGTCTCTGGCAGCTGTTATTCCTGCGGGACCGGCTCCTATGATCGCGACGTCGAATTGAGAAGGCATGTTTGGTGTGCGAAGCTAGGAAATAGTCATATCTGGGCGTGTTGCCAGATGGGTGGGTTATCGGCTGCTGGCTCTTATTCAGAAAAAATAAGGATATCGAGATGACTTAGAATGGAAAAATTAAAGTGTCGTATTTGGCTTTTCACATCAGTTTGGGCCGAGGTGTGTGGACTCGTTGATAAAGAGTCAGTTGGAAATGGTTGTCATCGTAGTCGGAGCGGTTCGTCGGCTCCGCGGAGCCGACCAACTCCAACGTGAGCTTGCGCAATCTCTCCGAATTAAGTCCCGTTGTCACTTACACGACTTGGCATCCTATCTTTCTGTGGGACTTTATTGAATGCAAAAAGGTTGCAGCGGCAGATGTACCCACGATCCTACCACAATTCTGACATCGCCGACTCGAAAGTCGAAGGCGTGGGGGAGAGAGTGTGCATCTATGGGCTACCAGCACGGTTTTAAATATGGTATAGTTGTAAGGCTTTTTAGACAAGACTCATAGTCTAAAATTCCTTAATGATCTCAAATTTATGAAGTTAAACCTTTACCAGCTTATTTTTATGAGACCATTTTCCAATAGCAACTACTCTGGGTCTCAGAGTAGTATAGCATACACCAAAGGGTCAGAGACACTGGACGCCATGGGAGATGGAATTCTTTTAGAGAACATTGCAGCAGAGGCTGCCACAACGATGGCGACTAAGCATGAAAGCCGTGCTAGACAGACGTGTACGGGAGGTGACAGAGCAGTTACTGGTCAATTTGTATGAGGAATAGATGCGAGATACTCAATTTTAATACACTATGTAACACAGTGCTCCCAAATAAAGGTAGAGGCATAACAAATAATATAGGAGCAACAGGAACCAGTTCAGGAAGGTTGAGGGAGACTGACGTTGTCTAACTGTGGCGTAAACGCTTAGATCTCCTGCGTTGAACGGCCTTCGATCCCAGAGCTTCCTCAGTGCTTATATCTGACTGTACATCATCAGTCAACGCGCGCCTAACCAAGTCTGTCGTACGTTGTCGCCCGCCGTCAGATTCTTCAGCTTCGTCTGCCGGGGTTGAAGTAGCTATTGACTTTGCCATGTACTTAGTTTAATGCCAGCCAGGGATTAACTAGGAAAATCATGATATTAACTTGCCTTACCTGAAAGCTTGAAAAGAACTTTGGACTGTCAGTTTCATGAAATGACAACACAAGTTGCTCATCCCCCTCATcccttgttcttggtctcTTTCGGGAGTCTCCGCGAGAAGTGGCTTGTCTTTTGTTGGATCTTGACGGCCTTGCTTGACTTTCTGGAGTGATGGGGACTTGTAGATCATTGCAGGCCACTTTTGAAAGCTTTTCGGAATGTAGGGGACCGTAGTCCCAACCGATCTTGTACTGGCTCGCAGCCAAGACATGCACAAACCACAAGGCTAGATTGAAACTCAAGGAGCGATCCTCTGCACTGCTGCTGGgaatgcttcttcttgcttcctCGGTCCATGGAACTGCCACGTATTGCATGAGACCGTTATTTCTGAGAGCTGAATTCAGCGTGACGTTGGAGCAGGCGTCCGGATCACCTAAAAACTGTGTGAGAACAGTACTGTTGGAATGAACCCTGCGTCACAAAACAGACTCACGTGGTTTAACCCGGAAAATGAAAGCTTCTTCAGTTGTCAGAATGCAGCCGTATCTACATTCAAACCATACGCAATAAGTATACGCTTGCCTAATTGGccatgcagcttgcttgtCTGCCATGCCCGATTTCCAAGTCCCATCTTGTTCCAGAAGGGTTTCGAGCACATCAGAACTCCTCCATTTCGTCGAAGATTTGTAGTCCTTTGGTAACCTCTCGATTCGGCTcgttggacatgatgaaccATGAGTGTGGCAAGAGACGGTAGCACCGCTATCTGGATAAAATCTGCGGCCCTTACGCATCCCTTTCGTACCAGACTGGGCGAACGAGGTTGTCAGGGAATGTGCTGGACTGGAGCCACCGCAAGTTGGTGTGCTTCTTGTACTTTCACCTGTCTTTCTTTTGTCCTTCGTTGAAGGGTTCCACTTGCAAGTTGGAATTATCTCACCAATAGCTGTCAGGCCAGCCTGGACTATTGGATAGTTCCACAAGGTAATGACATGCTGAGTTTCCGGTTCTTCGGTAACGACACATGGCTCAAAGTAAGGACACGCCGAAAGAAGTGACGCAGTTTGCTGCGCTGCTTCGATTAATCTTCCGTCACTGATTTTGGAAAGAGTTTCGAAGTTGAATTCGTTCCATTTTTCAAGCTGCCGCGGGGACATGCAGCGCTGGGCATTTGTGAGCGAAAAACTAGTCGGTGTTTCGTACTGAATTCGTGGGTTTGTCCACGTCAAAGAATCAAGCACGGATAACGTTCCACTCATCTCGATAGCTGGTGAGAGAAAGACCAATTAGATGCGAGAGGGGGCCTTGGAGATCATAAGTTGTCAGAGTGATGACGACCGTATTATAGCCACTCCTCACTGgagccaagttcaagtctACACAGCCTTGTGTCAACAAAGCATTCTCAAACTGGTCACCCACATCAGATGCAAGACCAACAAGAGGTGTTGGACAGTCAATCTCGATTCGATTGGCCCGCTTACGGACTCAATTCCAGCTCGGTGAAACAGCTTTCTCGATGTGGTTGGTCAGAGACTCCGCTGTTCAGCAGATTTCATGCAGGATGCGGCAAGACGGGATCTCCCTAGTTCCCGACGATGGCGTTGCCCAATTATGTTGCCAGCCTTCTTGTTTCTAGTCGGTTATATTAAAGCAATGCAGACGCTTGTCCAGGCATGTGGTCCAAGGCAGCGAATGCCCAACTGTCCCGAACCGAAGTCGTTACTGTCTTCCCCTCACAACTTGTCAGCTAACCACAAAACAACCATGCCCGAAAAGACAGTCCGCAAGAAACAATCAATCTATCACCCGAAGGAATTGCCTCCTTGCAAAGGCCCCAAGCTACAAGCCTTCCCCAAACACAGCTTTCCAATTGAGTGGCTGGGGCGGATCGATGGGGGAAATGAAAATATAGAGGGTCTTAGTGACTCTGGAAAGCAAGGATACGTCTTCAAGGTTAGGATCGATTCACAGCTTTATGCATTAAAAGTAGTGAGTGCACACACATGCGCGAATATACACAAATCAAAAGGTTTGAGTTTGGATCCCACGCTTATAGCGTTAAGCAGTTTAAGTTCTTTAATCCTGATGACTCGAGGTACTATTGGGatggccttgttgaaggACCAGCAGGGAGGCGGCTGGTAGAGCTGCACACTGATCCATTCTACGCTGAGTGCCGAGCATACGGCAGAATCCACCAGGAAAAACAAAGAGGGACTCTTACAAGAGAAGTTGCGATACCATGCTTTGGATTTATCTACCTCGGTGACGAGCATCGGCCGATGCTTGAACAGAGCGGCGTGGATCTAGAAGAAGACTGCTTAGATGATGAACTCAGTCAGCCAGAGGACCACCCGCAGCATCCAAGACCTATCCGTGCCATCGTCAAGAAGCTCGCGTCCTCCAACTCTGGTTTGAATAATAAAGGTAGTGTCGgaaggatgttgaagagcaTCAAGGAGCTAAATAGACTGCAAATTTATAATAAGGATATAAGAAAGGACAATTTCAGAGACGAAAAACTGGTCGATTTTGGGTCCTCTTGGACAGAACCACATTGCTTTATGGGAGATTCCAATATACTAAACGCAACTGATACAAGAATCGGGGACTTGGTCATGtttgatgagatggttgaCATGGAGGGTATTTTTGCACAATGGAGGGCGATGCCGAACTGGCCATATAAAAAGAAGCTCCGGTCACATGCGAAACGGTCCAATAATCGATAATCTAGCAATGACAATGTATGTATGAGTCGAAGGTGTGTTTGTAGGATAGCTGTTCGGCAAAGCATCTTATATATTTGCCTACCCCAAAGTATCATTGCTACGTAAACTTAAAGTACACTAATAATTCAGACGTAATGGCAATGCATTAGAGAAGTCAGCCCCATGCTTTCAGCTGAATTCCAGGTGCCTATCAGCATAGCCGAGAATATTTATGATAATTTTTCATGCAACTCAAAAGCTTATACACAAGTAAGTTGTATGGTTTCTGTTTCTTAATCTCTGATGTAGCGCGTCGAAAGGGAGGTGTGCACGAAATCACGTAATCCTTTTCGAGTATTGGAGGTTCGTAGTACTATTGCTCTTGCTTACAATCTCAGGTCCACTAGGGAGCTATTCAGGGTGGCTCACTGAACGTTTGGAGTCGCTCGGAAACTCTTTTGAGAAAAGGAACTGGGTCGGCCTTGGTTAATGTTCTGTTCTAGGTTGAAATACCTGGACTTTGGAGGGGCGGGGTTATTTTACCACCATACAAGACCAAGGCACAGAACACGAACTCTAGACCAAAGATGATGAATATATAGAGGTGACTTTCGCACAATTGTCTCGTACGGAATACGCAGCTCTTGTATTAATCCATTGATGGAAGGTAACTGCCCTTTCAGAAATCCCATCTAGAAACACCCCAAATTTGGAGGCTTTCTCAAGACGACGCGGATGGACATCCAATCATATGAGGACCAGAATGACATATAATGCTTTACAATGTGATAAGCCGGCATGATACTTGCTAAAATAGATGTTTTCTAGCATAACTGCAATCTCCCAGTACATACAGAGCAGCTACACACCATCCACAGCATGACCCTGAGCGGCCATGACCTTTCTCGGCAGATAACGGCCAGGATGCCACActgccaacagcaacagtGCCAAAGCCACCGGCGCAAACTCAAGAGTAGCAAAGTACACCTCATTCGTCTGCAGTTTGCTGAACAAACCCTCCGCCGTCTCCGCCAGTCGAAACGCCGTCCGCAGATAAATCAGCAccgtcgccgccgcaaaaACAGCCGTAAAGCCCGTCAACCTATGTTTACGGATGTGTTTCCGGGCGCGATATATGAAACTCGCAGCTAGGATGACGAAGGAACCCATGGAGAAGACTTGTGCAGCCAGACCACCTAGTAGGATGTTGTTAGGTGTAGTGGGATCCTTCCTATCTGATTCGGCTTTGCCTATCATCGCAGCGCCTGCTACCTGCAAAATCGTTGCGATTGCATCGGATGTAATAAAGAATGCTAGGATGAACCTCGGCCGTAGGAAGGCATATCTCTGGCCAATTTGGTTGATCATGGCTGAGAGGATGGTGTATATGCCCGCTGCGAGGAACACTGGCgctgtgacgatgaagaagtaGTTGAGCACGAAGTAAATGAGGTGGTATGGATCTTTCTTCGCGGACAAGGAGCGAGCAATATAGCCAATGACTTCGAAGATGAGACCAACGGATGTTGGAATCCACCACCATGTGCGGCTCCGTGCGGTTTGCACCGAGTGGGCGAGCAATAGGACGAAGAACCATACTGCTGCGAATGTGGCGAGGGCAAAGGATGGCGTGTAGCCGTATATGATTATGGGCGTGTCCCATTCCCCGTTGGGGTTTGAGAAGTCGGGGTCGACGTAGCCTTTTATCGGGCGGTTGCCTTAGTTGAGCTCTGAGTTAATATATATGAGATATGCAGAGAAGTTTCGACTTTTCTGCTTGAGTGCTTGGGTGAGGGCATACCTTGCGGATCGCTAGCCCTGACTTCCATCGATCTTTGAGTACTAGCTTATGATCAGAACACAGCAAAGTTGAGAGCTAACAAATTAAGAAAGCTAGTGTGGGACATAAATTGTAAAGATGCACATATCAACCTATTTAACGTTAATGCCAAGCTTTGCATTTAAGTCCGGCCGCTGGACCCTCAACATGCCAGCGAAAAGCAACGGCCTCAATCAACGCCACCAACAGTATTGATCAATGGAATGAATCATTGCTCACTGACTGGCAGAAGCACTCTTGGCGTGTGGACCATTTGGAATCATTAAAAACGTGTTGGGGTTGCCAAAGCGAGCTGAACGGTTCGGACATGGATTCAAGCTAATTCGAAGACGTCATTGGTAGAAGCCCACGATCGGAAGGGACATGATTTTGCGCGACAATCGAAAGGTTGCCTCACTTGGAAGCAACAAATTAGCAGAGAAAAGCATTGCATAGCTGGTATTGTACTACTGTATCCTTTTCTGAGTTAGCATGTACTCAGTGGAAAAGACTATTTTCTGCAACAACCCGTCCCTGGCTGCCTTATCAATCTCAAGTCAGCTGCGCCAAATTAACAGAGTAGACATGACAGCTAGCTTTGACTCTTTTAGAGTGATTTAATACCATTTGGCAATTGAGATAAACCTCGCTGCCGACCTCCAATTTCCACAATCTAAAATACCCAGAATGCGAACCAAGTTATCCTCAACCTAGGCATACAGAAGCCGGCTGGTTTGCTGCtgtcgatgatgaggaagaactCGACATTTCTGAAGCTGCTGAGTTAAGATTCTCTCGGTACTGTTGCTGTAGACATATTcttcccttccttcctttccttcttccaAGATAGATCCTCCTCTATGATCCCCTCCGGAAGCCCTGCCGGGGGCCGCCTGCGGCGAGCTTCGGCCTGCGGCCAGTCTCCATGGCACCAACCGAACTAAGTAGAGGATCGGGGACGCCCTTATACATATTAATAGATGAAGTTTAAGTATACAGATATGACAAGTACGACACCACGGCAGACTGCATCCACACTCTACGATAATGCAACCTATTCGATGCCAAACATATACAATTTAATGCTAATATAAACTACCGAATATGCAAAACCCCAAATTAAGCTCCAGCCTCATCCCCGTCTACCCTTCAAGGAGCCTCATATATAGGCGCAGCCGGTTGCCGACTCTGCAAAGGCGTCGCCGGTGCTTCATAAacaggaggagcaggaggagcagCCAACTCCGGCGGTTTCACCTCAGAAGCTTGGACATCATCCGATGACTCTCCCTTCCCCTTTCGAAACTTCTTCCATGCCAGCAATCCTA is from Pochonia chlamydosporia 170 chromosome Unknown PCv3seq00027, whole genome shotgun sequence and encodes:
- a CDS encoding amine oxidase (similar to Aspergillus oryzae RIB40 XP_001820603.1), with the translated sequence MPSQFDVAIIGAGPAGITAARDLAASGHSVILLEARDRIGGRTYVGNAFGGTLELGGAFVHWTQPHVWRELHRHGMTSLQPPLPSETTFWLADGVVHSGSEEDWAIATQTGLTKLFGDARARFPMPFEPNAVDNSDIESQTLKQAIDGLGLSSYERDALEGALGSMIHSCDKHGVAQLMYGSAVNFGSYLGLLETAGTWHIQGKGTRGLFEAMLDEFPSINISLSTAVESITRKGTQLQITARDGQQIHARSAIVAVPINTIRDITFTPPLPQVIRTMLDKDDGKPNSIMACKVWVRVRGEIAPFTAVAPAGKHPFAAARVEKRWEGGDTVIMCMCADAALIPADEVQRRKVMEAALRLFVPGIEVVDTVAHDWVGDEFSKGGWMMHRPGGFTGQGTVELRKSHFDGRLCFAGSDIATIDVGAINGAMGSGALAARDVGVMLAKDKGIGMRL
- a CDS encoding RTA1 like protein (similar to Colletotrichum fioriniae PJ7 XP_007595049.1), giving the protein MEVRASDPQGNRPIKGYVDPDFSNPNGEWDTPIIIYGYTPSFALATFAAVWFFVLLLAHSVQTARSRTWWWIPTSVGLIFEVIGYIARSLSAKKDPYHLIYFVLNYFFIVTAPVFLAAGIYTILSAMINQIGQRYAFLRPRFILAFFITSDAIATILQVAGAAMIGKAESDRKDPTTPNNILLGGLAAQVFSMGSFVILAASFIYRARKHIRKHRLTGFTAVFAAATVLIYLRTAFRLAETAEGLFSKLQTNEVYFATLEFAPVALALLLLAVWHPGRYLPRKVMAAQGHAVDGV